One Mobula birostris isolate sMobBir1 chromosome 4, sMobBir1.hap1, whole genome shotgun sequence DNA window includes the following coding sequences:
- the LOC140196098 gene encoding fatty acid-binding protein, liver-like, which produces MAFNGKYELQSQENFVPFMKAIDIPNELIAEWEDMKSVSEIIQTGDHFKVIVTMGSKVVLHEFTIGEEMEVQSPSGEQIKTVVTAEGSNKLVVKMKNITSVAEVVGDQLIITMTFGAIQYKTISKRIS; this is translated from the exons ATGGCTTTCAATGGAAAATATGAACTACAGAGCCAGGAAAACTTTGTACCATTCATGAAAGCTATTG ATATCCCAAATGAGTTAATTGCAGAATGGGAAGATATGAAGAGTGTTTCTGAAATTATCCAAACTGGAGACCACTTCAAGGTAATTGTCACCATGGGCAGCAAGGTAGTTCTTCATGAGTTTACAATTGGAGAGGAGATGGAAGTCCAAAGTCCCTCTGGAGAACAAATTAAG ACTGTAGTCACCGCTGAAGGGAGCAATAAACTTGTTGTCAAGATGAAAAACATTACCTCAGTCGCAGAGGTTGTGGGAGACCAACTGATTATT ACTATGACCTTTGGTGCTATTCAGTACAAGACAATCAGCAAGAGGATCAgttaa